A stretch of DNA from Candidatus Cetobacterium colombiensis:
GTATCTTTTAAAGATTTTAAATATGCTTTTTTTCCTCTAATTAAATCTATTAATAAAAATAGATCATGAGTACTACGAGTAATTCTTGTTAAATCAGTTACATAAATAACATCTCCACATTCAATTTCTTTCAACATATTTTGTAATTCTAATCTATTCATTGTAGCTCCAGAAATTTTTTCTTCAAAAATAATATCCATCCCAATTTCTAGAAGTTGTTGTTTTTGCCTCGCTAAATTTTGATCTTCAGAACTCACACGAATATACCCTATTTTTCTCATTTTTATTCCTCCTCTTTGAGACAAGTCTTATGAGACTCTACAAACCTATATTTTATCACGGTTCTTATTTTGTATCAATAGAGTCTACTCTATTGATATAATATTAAAAATACAATTAAAGGAGTTACAATATGTCATTAAGAGGAAAAGAGTTATTTTCTCAAGAGCAAAGAGAAATGTTCATGAAAATACCTGAAGATGAATTATCTTTAGCAAGATATTACACATTTTCAAAATATGATTTAGAAATTATTCAAAGACATAGAAGAGATGAAAATAAAATAGGATTTGCTTTGCAATTAGCAGTATTGAGATATCCCGGTTGGCCATATAGCTACATTAAGTCTATTCCAAAGATAGTAATAAGTTATATTGCAAAACAAATAGGGACTGGAATAGTACCTGCTAGAAGATACCCACAAAGAGATAATACTCTTTGGCAACATATGAAAGAGATTAAAGAGGAATATGGTTTTATTTCTTTTGGTGAAGTTGAACACAAAAAAGTATTTAACTATATCTACAAATTAAGTTTAGAAAATGAAGATACCTTATATCTTTTTGATGAGTGTTTGAATTTTTTTAGAAAAAATAAAATTATACTTCCTGGTATAACTACTATTGAGAACCTAATATGGGAAGCTAAAAACGAAGCAGAAAAAATACTTTTTGATACTTTAAATAATTCTCTTTCAGAAGAGCAAAAAGAAAAGTTAAATTCTACTCTATTAGTTCAGCCTAATATAGAGGAGCGAAGCAGAACAACCCTTGGTTGGTTAAAAACTCCAACTGGCTTTCCTTCTCCAGAAACTTTTTTAAAGTTGGCTGATAAAATCGAGTATATAAAAGATTTACATCTTGATATTTCTTTAGTTCAACATTTTCACTCAAATAGATTATTACAACTCTATAGAATGGCTATGAGATATGAACCTTATGCTTTTAGAGATTTCAAAGAAAATAAAAGATATGCACTATTAACAATTCTTTTAATAAATCTTTCTAAAGACCTGATAGATAAGGCTTTTGAAGTTCATGATAGACAAATGTTAACACTGATTTCAAAAGGAAGAAAAGCTCAAGAAGAGATACAAAAAAATAATGGGAAAAAGTTAAATGAAAAAATAGTTCAATTTGCAAGTATAGGAAAATCTTTAATTAAAGCCAAAGAGGAAGGGATAGATCCGTTTAAAGCTCTTGAAACTATTGTTAATTGGGAAAATTTTGTTTTATCTGTAAATGAAGCTGAGAAATTAGCAAGGCCAGTAGATTATGATTATTTAGATTTATTAGAAAAAAGATTTTATTTTTTAAGAAGATATACTCCAAAATTTTTACATCTATTAGAATTTAAATCTACAAAAGCTAATGAATCTTTAATTGAAGGAATTGATATACTTAAAGATATTAACGAGAGTGGGAAAAGGAAAATTCCTGAAGATGCTCCAATAGATTTTATCTCTAAAAGATGGAGTAAATATGTATTTGAAAAAGATAACAGTATCAATAGACATTACTACGAAATGGCCGTTCTCTCTGAACTTAGAGAACATATTAGAGCTGGAGATATATCTATTTCTGGAAGTAGACAGTATATGGATTTTGAAGAGTATCTATTTTCAAAAGATGAATGGCAAGAATCTAAAATTTTTTCTAGATTAGCTGTGAGCTTAGAATTGGAAGATTATTTTACCGAGAGAAAATTAAGCATGGATAAAAGGCTGAGATGGTTTTCTAAAAATATTAATCAAATAAAAGGAATCTCTATTGAAAATGGAAAAATTTCAATTTCAAGATTGGAAAAAAATATTCCTCTAGAAGCAGAACAACTGAGTTCAAAATTATATAAACTTATACCCAGAATTAATTTAACAGATCTTTTAATAGATGTTGTAAATATAACAGGATTCCATGAAGAGTTTATTCATGCATCAACGAATAAAAAGCCAGATAACAGTGAAAAAATAACTCTAATAGCAGCTTTAATAGGAATGGGAACAAATATAGGTCTTACAAAAATGGCAGATGCTGCTTCAGGGATATCGTATAAGCAAATGGCATATATTTCACAGTGGAGAATGCATGAAGATGCTTTAAATAGAGCTCAAGTTAACCTTGTTAATTTTCATACTAAACTAAACATGTCAAAATATTGGGGTGATGGAACTACTTCATCTTCGGATGGGATGCGTATGCAATTAGGAGTTACATCGCTTCATGCTGATTCTAATCCTCACTATGGGACTGGAAAAGGTGCTACTATTTATAGATTTACAAGTGACCAATTTTCATCTTTCTATACGAAAGTAATTAATACAAATTCTAGAGATGCTACTCATGTTTTAGATGGGCTTTTAAATCATGAAACTGATTTAAATATATTAGAACACTACACAGATACAGCTGGATATACTGATCAAGTATTTGGACTTACTCATCTTTTAGGATTCAGATTTGCTCCTAGAATACGTGATTTATCCGATGTAAAATTATTTTCTTTAAGTGAAACAAAGGTATCCAAAAATCTTGAAAGTATTTTAAAGGGCAAAATTAATGAAAAGATTATAAAAGAAAATTATGATGATGTTTTAAGATTAGCATCCTCAATTAGAGAAGGTAAAGTTAGCTCTTCACTAATATTAAGTAAATTAGGATCTTACTCTCGGCAAAATAGTATTTCTACAGCATTAAGAGAGATGGGGAAAATAGAAAAAACTATTTTTATTTTAGATTACTTATCAGATGAAAAGTTAAGAAGAAAAATTCATAGAGGTTTAAATAAAGGAGAAGCTATGAATGGTTTAGCAAGAGCTATTTTCTTTGGAAAGCAAGGTGAATTGAGAGAAAGGACTATCCAAAATCAACTTCAAAGAGCAAGTACACTTAATATTATTATAAATGCTATTAGTATTTGGAATACGATTTACTTAGAAAAGGCTGTTCAATATTTAAAAACTATTGAAGAGGTTGATGAGGCTTTGTTAAGCAACATATCTCCACTTGCTTGGGAGCATATTAATTTTTTAGGGGAATATAAATTTGATTCAGATTGTTGTACAACTTCTTTAGAATTTTTAAGAGAGCTAAATATAGATTAAGCATTGAAAATAAAGGGGTCATAGATGGTCAGGAAAATCCTTAGCGTTGTTATTCCGCGTTTTCCTGACGGGACCCCTATAACAGGTTTACTACTAACATTAATAATTATTTTCTCTTTCCAAGGAAGAAAAATAATCGATAATCCAATGGATATATTACTTATATCTATTCCATTAACAATCCAAACATTCTTTATATTCTTCTTTGCATATGGATGGGCTAAAATTTGGAAGCTACCTCATGAGATTGCTTCACCTGCAGGAATGATTGGAGCAAGTAATTTCTTTGAACTTGCAGTAGCTGTATCAATATCTTTATTTGGATTAAATTCTGGAGCAACTTTAGCTACAGTAGTTGGAGTTCTTGTTGAAGTACCTATTATGCTTATATTAGTTAATATATCTAATAGAACAAGAGGATATTTTATAGAAAACTGTAAAGAAGAGAAAATCATAAAAATTTAGGAGGATTTATAAAAATGAAAACAATCGCTTTTGTATGTAAAGGAAACTCTTTTAAAAGTATAATTTGTGAGAGATTTGCAAAGGAATTAACAAATGATTTTATAATAGTTAGTGCTGGTACAAACCCTGCAGACAAAGTAAATGCAGAAGGTGCTAGAATTATGGACGCAAGAGGACTTTCTATGGATGGATATAAACCTCATTCTTTGGATGAACTTCCACAAAATATAGATTATTTAGTTAAAATGGGATGTGCTGTAGAGTGTCCATTTGTTCCTGCTAAAGAAACTATTGATTTTGATATGGATAAATACCCTGCGAAAACTTTTGAAGAGAAAGAGATTGTAGTAGATCTTTTAGAAAAGAAAGTTAAAGAGTTTATAGAAACAATTTTAAATAGATAAAAAATGCTAAGGCTGACCTTATTGGTCAGCCTCTTATTAATTTTAAATAGGGGATTTTTACAAACCTAATTTAGCTTTTAAGCTACTTTCCAAAATAGCAGACACGTTAATCTTATTTTTCTTAGCTAAATCATTAAGCCATTTAGGCAATGTTACATTTCTTCTAACACATTTATTATTTTCATCATCTCTAATAGGAGTCATAAAAACTTCAATTAACTGAACAAATTCTGTTGAATCTACTTTTATATTTTGAGGTTTACTTGGATTAGGAAGATCTAATCCTCTAGATTCTAAAGAATATAAATATAATCCTAAACAATCTTTAGCCATAAATAAAGCTTCTTCTAAGCTATCACCACATGTAAATGCTCCAGGTAAATCTGGAAAAGAAATATTAAATCCTTCATCCTCTTGCTGAAAAATTGCAGGATAAATATATCTATCTTTTTTCATTCTCCTCACCTCTAAATTATATTGATATATAAGGTTAGCGGGATTATTTTAATCCCGCAGCCTTCAAGATAGAAAGATACGTACCCTTTTTCATATCTTTTCTAGGATGAGGAACTACTATAGTCACGCTTCCTTTATAAAAAATATGATGAGAACCATTAATTCTATCTAAAATCCAACCATTATTTTTTAATAGTTGAA
This window harbors:
- a CDS encoding Tn3 family transposase; translated protein: MSLRGKELFSQEQREMFMKIPEDELSLARYYTFSKYDLEIIQRHRRDENKIGFALQLAVLRYPGWPYSYIKSIPKIVISYIAKQIGTGIVPARRYPQRDNTLWQHMKEIKEEYGFISFGEVEHKKVFNYIYKLSLENEDTLYLFDECLNFFRKNKIILPGITTIENLIWEAKNEAEKILFDTLNNSLSEEQKEKLNSTLLVQPNIEERSRTTLGWLKTPTGFPSPETFLKLADKIEYIKDLHLDISLVQHFHSNRLLQLYRMAMRYEPYAFRDFKENKRYALLTILLINLSKDLIDKAFEVHDRQMLTLISKGRKAQEEIQKNNGKKLNEKIVQFASIGKSLIKAKEEGIDPFKALETIVNWENFVLSVNEAEKLARPVDYDYLDLLEKRFYFLRRYTPKFLHLLEFKSTKANESLIEGIDILKDINESGKRKIPEDAPIDFISKRWSKYVFEKDNSINRHYYEMAVLSELREHIRAGDISISGSRQYMDFEEYLFSKDEWQESKIFSRLAVSLELEDYFTERKLSMDKRLRWFSKNINQIKGISIENGKISISRLEKNIPLEAEQLSSKLYKLIPRINLTDLLIDVVNITGFHEEFIHASTNKKPDNSEKITLIAALIGMGTNIGLTKMADAASGISYKQMAYISQWRMHEDALNRAQVNLVNFHTKLNMSKYWGDGTTSSSDGMRMQLGVTSLHADSNPHYGTGKGATIYRFTSDQFSSFYTKVINTNSRDATHVLDGLLNHETDLNILEHYTDTAGYTDQVFGLTHLLGFRFAPRIRDLSDVKLFSLSETKVSKNLESILKGKINEKIIKENYDDVLRLASSIREGKVSSSLILSKLGSYSRQNSISTALREMGKIEKTIFILDYLSDEKLRRKIHRGLNKGEAMNGLARAIFFGKQGELRERTIQNQLQRASTLNIIINAISIWNTIYLEKAVQYLKTIEEVDEALLSNISPLAWEHINFLGEYKFDSDCCTTSLEFLRELNID
- a CDS encoding type II toxin-antitoxin system HicA family toxin, producing MSYNSKDLIQLLKNNGWILDRINGSHHIFYKGSVTIVVPHPRKDMKKGTYLSILKAAGLK
- a CDS encoding type II toxin-antitoxin system HicB family antitoxin; protein product: MKKDRYIYPAIFQQEDEGFNISFPDLPGAFTCGDSLEEALFMAKDCLGLYLYSLESRGLDLPNPSKPQNIKVDSTEFVQLIEVFMTPIRDDENNKCVRRNVTLPKWLNDLAKKNKINVSAILESSLKAKLGL
- a CDS encoding arsenate-mycothiol transferase ArsC; the protein is MKTIAFVCKGNSFKSIICERFAKELTNDFIIVSAGTNPADKVNAEGARIMDARGLSMDGYKPHSLDELPQNIDYLVKMGCAVECPFVPAKETIDFDMDKYPAKTFEEKEIVVDLLEKKVKEFIETILNR
- a CDS encoding recombinase family protein produces the protein MRKIGYIRVSSEDQNLARQKQQLLEIGMDIIFEEKISGATMNRLELQNMLKEIECGDVIYVTDLTRITRSTHDLFLLIDLIRGKKAYLKSLKDT